From Verrucomicrobiia bacterium, a single genomic window includes:
- a CDS encoding protein kinase, translating into MNDPDKFQNRSEKEIFFEALEKNTPEERTAFLDGACGKDLALRARMEALLAEHFEQDTFMKKPAAYAERPTIKISPIEEAAGTVIGRYKLLQCIGEGGCGVVYMAEQQEPVRRRVALKVIKLGMDTKQVIARFEAERQALALMDHPNIAKVLDAGATETGRPYFVMELVKGIPITRYCDENNLSTATRLSLFVQVCQAIQHAHQKGIIHRDIKPSNILVADHDGVPVPKIIDFGIAKATTDQRLTDKTLFTAFEQFIGTPAYMSPEQARLSGLDIDTRSDIYSLGVLLYELLTGRTPFEGERLLKAGLDEIRRIIREEEPVRPSTRLHTLDAVEQTTVARHRQADPPKLRHLLSGDLDWIVMKALEKDRGRRYETANGLAMDIQRHLNNEPVLARPPGKLYRFQKMARRNKLAFGAAAAVVTSLALGLVICSFLFIREKQARASEAAMRQKAEAANQQAQAQAARAVAASRQAKSAEQNARQKEVEAKTALSTSEFLQGSRAITEKHPGDALAYLARSFADDPANEAALTSMATLLASHSWMAPTVLLKPAKSANSAQFSPDGKRILTVSEDWTAQVWDAQSGQPLTRLGLGGQVGAAQFSPDGTRVVTATWDQARVWDASSGQPLTPPLPHNGLVASAQFSPDGRRLVTMCGASAWVWDAQDGRKLAELQTGGKLSLLLAQFSPDGSSIITAAWDQVRVWDAKNGRVLTMLPQLGSSFARSAQFSPDGKRIVTASGDGSARVWDAQSGQQLMTLGHILPVASAQFSPDGKSILTTTWGGTVQIYDAQSGQLLPGHGIQDNRVNSAQFSPDGTRIVTASGAVARGWNARSGQPLTEPLQHNSVVNSAQFSPDGKRILTASRDGTVRVWEMQNGQPPLAEILKQAGFASAQFSPDGTRILTVWGNWVCVWDAKSHQPLTERLQHYSFVNAAQFSPDGKRILTRAGDQVRVWDAQDGHPLTAPLKHDGWVQSAQFSPDGSRIVAASTDGTVRLWDVQSGQQLRELLKQTAPVSSAQYSPDGERIVTASGDGTVRVWSAQSGQPSTELQHANLVAVNSVQFSPDGKRIVTVSQNGTAQVWDAQSGQPLTQLGGEVNSAQFSSDGERLLTVSGSAAQVWDVRSGLPLTEPLQHAGLVSSAQFSPDGRRIVTAAEDGTARVWDAQTGQPLMEPLFHGWEAGPGEFKRSAHGERVVGMTWPVNSVQFSPDGKRIITAAQDGNVRIWDIAPSPAPPPSWLPQLAEAISGQTLNPQGLLEPTHLNPAEVIGRLRKTVGREPDNDDWAVWGRWFFADPFTRTISPFSSETVPEYIEERITEQTPESLAEAERLAGDNAPLLKRIAEARGRLDQTTHALALKRDADALVAQGKFAEAEPKYHEALEIIRQVSGPQNPDTTSTMRSLANLYCSLGRRGEALTLLDNVCAMNPQDTDASLTLATWQTWFGQDADYEASRRRLVQEAQGTDLPGTAERAAKAFCLRPSTDTALLTNALNLAQRAVELGKYTGLLPWYQLGLGLAEYRNGQYAAAERSLTVAEKTVGDSNRDIQGIARLFRAMSLFRQGRSEEARWLFNQEEAQMAPLPKDETKPLLNGHPVSHDVLIWWLAYKEARSLLSPPGDAKP; encoded by the coding sequence ATGAACGACCCAGACAAATTCCAAAACCGTTCGGAGAAAGAGATTTTCTTTGAGGCGCTGGAAAAGAACACACCCGAGGAACGGACCGCGTTTTTGGACGGCGCCTGCGGCAAGGACCTGGCGCTACGCGCTCGGATGGAGGCCTTGCTGGCCGAGCATTTTGAGCAGGATACCTTCATGAAGAAACCTGCCGCGTACGCTGAGCGACCCACCATCAAAATATCCCCCATCGAGGAAGCTGCCGGAACCGTCATCGGACGCTACAAATTGCTGCAATGCATCGGGGAGGGCGGCTGCGGAGTGGTGTATATGGCCGAACAGCAGGAGCCCGTGAGGCGGCGAGTAGCGCTGAAGGTCATCAAGTTGGGCATGGATACCAAGCAAGTCATCGCCCGCTTCGAGGCCGAGCGCCAGGCGCTGGCGCTGATGGACCATCCGAACATCGCCAAGGTGCTGGACGCCGGCGCGACCGAGACGGGCCGGCCTTATTTTGTGATGGAGTTGGTCAAAGGCATCCCCATCACGCGCTATTGCGACGAAAACAATCTGAGCACAGCAACCCGGCTGAGCCTGTTCGTGCAAGTGTGTCAGGCCATTCAACATGCTCACCAGAAGGGCATCATTCATCGCGACATCAAACCTTCCAACATCCTGGTGGCGGACCATGACGGCGTGCCGGTGCCCAAGATCATTGATTTTGGCATCGCCAAGGCGACGACCGACCAGCGGCTGACGGATAAGACATTGTTCACGGCCTTCGAGCAGTTCATTGGGACGCCGGCCTATATGAGCCCGGAGCAGGCCAGGCTGAGCGGGTTGGACATTGATACGCGCAGCGACATCTATTCGTTGGGAGTATTGCTTTATGAGTTGCTGACGGGCAGAACTCCGTTCGAGGGCGAAAGGCTATTGAAAGCTGGTTTGGATGAAATTCGCCGAATCATCCGGGAAGAGGAACCCGTACGGCCCTCCACCAGACTGCATACGCTGGACGCGGTGGAGCAGACGACGGTGGCTAGGCACCGCCAGGCCGATCCTCCCAAACTGCGCCATCTGCTCAGCGGCGACCTGGATTGGATCGTGATGAAGGCCTTGGAGAAAGACCGGGGGCGGCGCTACGAAACAGCCAACGGCCTCGCGATGGATATTCAGCGGCATCTGAACAATGAGCCGGTCCTCGCCCGCCCGCCGGGCAAGTTGTATCGCTTTCAGAAAATGGCCCGGCGTAACAAACTGGCCTTTGGGGCGGCAGCCGCCGTCGTTACGTCGTTGGCCCTGGGGTTGGTGATTTGCTCGTTCCTTTTTATCCGCGAGAAGCAAGCCCGCGCCAGCGAAGCCGCGATGCGTCAGAAAGCCGAGGCGGCCAACCAGCAGGCCCAGGCGCAAGCCGCTCGGGCGGTAGCGGCGTCCCGGCAAGCGAAGTCGGCGGAACAGAATGCCCGGCAGAAGGAAGTCGAGGCGAAAACAGCCTTGTCCACATCCGAGTTTTTGCAAGGTTCGCGCGCCATCACCGAAAAGCACCCGGGCGATGCCCTGGCTTATCTGGCGCGCAGCTTCGCTGACGATCCGGCCAACGAGGCCGCGTTAACCAGCATGGCGACCTTGTTGGCGTCTCATTCCTGGATGGCTCCCACGGTTTTGTTGAAACCAGCCAAATCAGCCAACTCAGCTCAATTCAGTCCGGACGGCAAGCGCATCCTCACCGTTTCGGAGGATTGGACTGCGCAGGTGTGGGATGCACAAAGCGGCCAACCCTTGACGCGACTGGGACTGGGCGGACAGGTGGGCGCGGCGCAATTCAGCCCGGACGGAACGCGCGTTGTCACGGCGACATGGGATCAAGCGCGGGTTTGGGATGCGTCGAGCGGCCAACCGCTGACACCGCCTTTGCCACACAACGGCTTGGTCGCCTCCGCCCAATTCAGTCCGGATGGGAGGCGCCTCGTCACCATGTGCGGCGCTTCGGCTTGGGTGTGGGATGCGCAAGATGGCCGGAAACTGGCCGAGTTGCAAACCGGCGGCAAGTTGAGCCTGCTTTTAGCGCAATTCAGTCCAGATGGCAGCAGCATTATCACGGCGGCCTGGGACCAAGTACGGGTCTGGGACGCAAAGAACGGCCGGGTTTTGACGATGCTGCCACAGCTTGGCTCATCGTTCGCGAGGTCAGCGCAGTTCAGTCCGGACGGCAAGCGTATCGTTACGGCTTCTGGCGACGGGTCGGCGCGGGTATGGGATGCGCAAAGTGGCCAACAACTGATGACCCTCGGACACATCCTTCCCGTGGCCTCCGCCCAGTTCAGTCCGGATGGCAAGTCCATCCTCACGACGACGTGGGGCGGCACTGTGCAGATTTATGACGCGCAGAGCGGGCAGTTGCTTCCGGGACATGGCATTCAGGATAATCGTGTCAATTCAGCCCAATTCAGCCCGGATGGAACGCGAATTGTCACCGCCTCTGGCGCCGTGGCCCGGGGCTGGAATGCGCGGAGCGGCCAGCCGCTGACGGAGCCTCTGCAACACAATAGCGTCGTCAACTCCGCGCAATTCAGTCCAGACGGCAAACGCATCCTCACCGCGTCCCGGGATGGTACGGTGCGGGTCTGGGAGATGCAGAACGGCCAGCCGCCGTTGGCGGAAATCTTGAAACAAGCCGGCTTCGCGTCAGCGCAATTCAGTCCGGATGGAACACGCATCCTGACGGTATGGGGGAATTGGGTTTGCGTCTGGGATGCAAAGAGCCACCAGCCGCTGACCGAGCGCTTGCAACACTACAGCTTCGTCAACGCCGCGCAGTTCAGTCCGGATGGCAAGCGCATCCTCACCAGGGCTGGGGACCAGGTGCGGGTGTGGGATGCGCAGGACGGCCACCCCCTGACTGCTCCTCTTAAGCATGACGGGTGGGTGCAATCGGCTCAATTCAGTCCGGATGGCAGCCGAATCGTCGCCGCTTCGACTGACGGGACCGTGCGGCTGTGGGATGTTCAGAGCGGCCAGCAACTAAGGGAGCTGTTGAAACAAACCGCTCCGGTCAGCTCGGCACAATACAGTCCGGATGGCGAGCGCATCGTCACCGCTTCGGGTGACGGAACGGTGCGGGTGTGGAGCGCCCAGAGCGGACAGCCATCGACCGAGCTGCAACACGCGAATTTGGTTGCTGTCAATTCGGTGCAATTCAGTCCGGATGGCAAGCGCATCGTCACCGTATCGCAAAACGGCACTGCGCAGGTGTGGGATGCACAAAGCGGCCAACCCTTGACGCAACTGGGTGGAGAGGTCAACTCCGCGCAATTCAGTTCGGATGGGGAGCGGCTCCTCACGGTATCCGGGTCTGCGGCTCAAGTCTGGGATGTCCGGAGCGGGCTGCCACTGACCGAGCCTTTGCAACACGCCGGTTTGGTTAGCTCCGCGCAGTTCAGTCCGGATGGGAGGCGCATCGTTACCGCAGCGGAGGATGGAACGGCGCGGGTGTGGGATGCGCAGACCGGACAGCCATTGATGGAGCCACTGTTTCATGGGTGGGAGGCTGGTCCAGGTGAGTTCAAGCGGAGCGCCCATGGCGAGCGCGTGGTTGGCATGACGTGGCCGGTCAATTCGGTGCAATTCAGTCCGGATGGCAAGCGCATCATAACCGCGGCGCAAGACGGGAACGTGCGGATTTGGGACATCGCTCCATCGCCGGCACCCCCCCCGTCCTGGCTGCCGCAATTGGCCGAAGCGATCTCCGGCCAGACGCTCAACCCACAGGGCCTCTTGGAGCCGACTCACTTGAACCCAGCCGAGGTTATCGGCCGGCTCCGCAAGACCGTGGGCCGCGAACCGGACAACGACGATTGGGCCGTCTGGGGACGCTGGTTTTTCGCCGACCCATTCACACGCACCATCTCGCCTTTTTCCTCAGAAACCGTTCCGGAGTATATCGAGGAGCGAATCACCGAGCAGACGCCGGAATCGTTGGCTGAGGCCGAGCGGTTGGCGGGCGACAACGCTCCCTTGTTGAAGCGCATCGCCGAGGCGCGCGGACGGCTCGACCAAACGACCCACGCCCTCGCGCTTAAGCGCGACGCTGACGCGCTGGTGGCCCAAGGCAAGTTTGCGGAAGCGGAACCGAAGTATCACGAGGCGCTGGAAATCATCCGCCAGGTCAGCGGCCCGCAAAACCCCGACACGACCAGCACGATGCGTTCTCTGGCAAATCTCTATTGCTCCCTCGGCCGGCGCGGGGAGGCGCTGACCCTCCTGGACAACGTCTGCGCAATGAATCCGCAGGACACCGATGCCTCGCTCACCCTTGCCACCTGGCAAACCTGGTTCGGCCAGGACGCCGATTACGAGGCCAGCCGCCGCCGCCTGGTCCAGGAGGCGCAAGGAACCGATTTGCCCGGGACAGCAGAGCGGGCTGCCAAGGCCTTTTGCCTTCGGCCCTCCACCGATACCGCCTTGCTCACCAACGCCCTCAACCTCGCACAGCGGGCTGTGGAACTGGGCAAATACACCGGGCTGCTGCCGTGGTATCAACTGGGCCTCGGGCTGGCTGAATACCGCAACGGCCAATACGCCGCTGCCGAACGCTCCCTCACCGTCGCGGAGAAGACTGTTGGCGATAGCAATCGCGACATTCAAGGAATCGCGCGCCTGTTTCGCGCCATGAGCCTTTTCCGGCAGGGTCGCTCAGAAGAGGCCCGCTGGCTCTTTAACCAGGAAGAGGCACAGATGGCTCCACTGCCAAAAGACGAAACCAAACCGCTTTTGAACGGCCACCCCGTTTCCCACGACGTGCTGATTTGGTGGCTGGCCTACAAGGAAGCAAGGTCCCTCTTAAGTCCGCCCGGCGATGCGAAGCCATAA
- a CDS encoding glycoside hydrolase — protein MSQSRPHLLRAQTFWLATALLVFQARSQTLPEHLDRDIQWRMIGPYRGGRTRAATGVPGQPNVFYVGQVDGGVWKTDDYGRTWKPIFDSEPVQSIGAIAVAPSDPNILYVASGEGLQRPELSVGNGMYRSSDAGRTWKHLGLDDSQQIPALAVDPHDPNRVFAAVLGHPYGPNRERGVFRTTDGGKTWMNVLYKDENTGACDVEMDSSNPEVIYVTFWRARQGPWEDHNGYGGAGGGIYRSADGGNTWRQLSGGLPNDLVQAYVAIAPSNSKRLYAMVATSRDKEVYASGKGILFCRSDDAGTTWHVATSDDRPSARIGGGDLPMPKVDPANPDIVYSASIVTWRSVDAGGSWRAIRGAPGGDDYQNIWINPDHPEIILLVGDQGAIVTVNGGATWSSWYNQPTAQLYHVITDNEFPYRVYGGQQESGSVGISSRGNDGEITAREWHPVGAIEYGYVAPDPLHPNVVYGAGRTEISRFDWVTGQTQDVSPVPVKQGGIRADRTEPIMFSPVDPHVLYYAANVLFETRNGGKSWQTISPDLSRKHPGIPASLGALAANDAYAANVRGAIYALAPSFHTLHTLWAGTDDGLVWTTRDGGKHWTNITPPQLAPWSKVTQMTASHFDDNTAYASVSRFRVDDLHPYIFRTHDGGKSWQPIVHGLPEDAPVNTVREDPVRKGLLFCGTEKAVWVSFNDGALWQPLQLNLPHTSMRDLWIHNDDLVVATHGRSFWILDDITPLRQTTADFAQSRVRLCKPATAWRIQRDTNTDTPMPPDEPAGKNPPEGAIIDYFLRQTAHSPVTLEILDAQGRLARRYSSDDPAGPTPEELERSASIPLYWIRRHQVLPATAGMHRWVWDLHYTGTVAIQREYPISAIPFNTPHLPVGPTALPGRYMVRLTAAGETHSEPLLVKMDPRVKTPRADLKRQFQTEQDLASMIARSSEAVGLARFLQTQTAKLADDKINPIASQAKTLDSKVRNLLEQPAHKEGEETGLEDINKQVSSLYDQTARADAAPTPSQLAALGHLETALIDALKTWTRIRGVDLPAFNAQLRASGLGEIHPEWNPETQPDSENEE, from the coding sequence ATGAGTCAGTCTCGCCCACATCTTCTTCGAGCACAAACCTTCTGGCTGGCGACCGCCTTACTGGTATTTCAGGCCCGCAGCCAAACGCTCCCGGAGCATCTCGACCGGGACATTCAGTGGCGCATGATCGGTCCTTACCGAGGAGGGCGGACCCGGGCCGCTACGGGCGTGCCGGGCCAGCCCAACGTTTTCTATGTGGGCCAAGTGGACGGCGGCGTGTGGAAAACCGATGATTACGGGCGTACCTGGAAGCCGATTTTCGATTCCGAGCCGGTCCAATCCATCGGCGCCATCGCGGTTGCCCCCTCGGACCCGAATATCCTCTATGTCGCCAGCGGAGAAGGATTGCAGCGTCCCGAACTATCCGTCGGCAACGGCATGTACCGCTCGTCCGACGCGGGTCGGACCTGGAAGCACCTCGGACTCGATGACAGCCAACAGATACCGGCTCTGGCCGTCGATCCCCATGACCCGAATCGCGTTTTTGCCGCCGTCCTCGGTCACCCTTACGGTCCTAACCGTGAGCGGGGCGTTTTCCGAACCACCGATGGCGGCAAGACCTGGATGAATGTCCTGTATAAAGACGAAAACACAGGCGCCTGCGACGTCGAGATGGACTCGTCCAATCCCGAGGTGATTTATGTGACCTTTTGGAGAGCCCGCCAGGGGCCTTGGGAAGACCATAACGGCTATGGCGGCGCCGGGGGTGGAATTTACAGGTCGGCGGACGGCGGCAACACGTGGCGGCAGCTTTCCGGGGGATTGCCCAATGACCTTGTGCAGGCTTATGTCGCTATCGCTCCCAGTAACTCAAAGCGCCTCTATGCAATGGTCGCCACCAGCCGGGACAAAGAGGTCTATGCGTCCGGCAAAGGCATCCTCTTCTGCCGCTCCGACGATGCGGGCACGACCTGGCACGTAGCCACAAGTGACGATCGGCCAAGCGCGCGCATTGGCGGAGGCGACCTTCCCATGCCCAAGGTGGACCCCGCCAATCCGGACATTGTCTATAGCGCCAGCATCGTGACGTGGCGCTCGGTCGATGCCGGTGGAAGCTGGAGGGCTATCCGCGGCGCGCCTGGCGGAGACGATTATCAAAACATCTGGATCAATCCCGATCACCCGGAGATCATCCTGCTGGTTGGAGACCAGGGCGCCATTGTCACCGTCAATGGCGGCGCAACCTGGAGTTCCTGGTACAACCAGCCGACCGCCCAGCTCTATCACGTCATCACGGACAACGAATTCCCCTATCGGGTGTATGGCGGGCAGCAGGAGAGCGGTTCGGTGGGAATCTCCAGCCGGGGGAATGACGGCGAGATCACGGCGCGGGAGTGGCATCCCGTAGGCGCCATCGAATACGGTTACGTGGCCCCCGATCCCCTCCACCCCAACGTCGTTTACGGCGCCGGCAGGACTGAGATTTCCAGGTTTGACTGGGTCACGGGCCAGACCCAGGACGTCTCGCCCGTTCCCGTGAAGCAGGGAGGGATTCGGGCTGACCGCACCGAGCCGATCATGTTTTCTCCGGTTGATCCCCACGTGCTTTATTATGCGGCCAATGTCCTGTTCGAGACCAGGAATGGCGGCAAGTCCTGGCAAACGATCAGCCCGGACCTCAGCCGAAAGCACCCGGGCATCCCTGCCAGCCTCGGTGCGCTCGCCGCCAATGATGCCTATGCTGCCAACGTCCGCGGCGCCATTTACGCCCTGGCGCCCTCGTTCCATACGCTCCATACGCTATGGGCTGGCACCGATGATGGACTCGTTTGGACCACTCGCGACGGTGGAAAACATTGGACCAACATCACGCCCCCTCAGCTCGCTCCATGGAGCAAGGTGACGCAAATGACCGCCTCACATTTCGACGACAACACGGCCTATGCGTCCGTGAGCCGCTTCCGGGTCGATGATTTGCATCCCTACATTTTCCGGACGCATGACGGCGGCAAATCCTGGCAGCCAATCGTTCATGGCCTGCCTGAGGACGCGCCGGTGAATACCGTCCGGGAAGACCCGGTCCGAAAGGGCCTCCTGTTTTGCGGGACGGAAAAAGCGGTCTGGGTCTCTTTCAATGACGGCGCGCTGTGGCAACCCCTCCAACTGAACCTGCCACACACTTCGATGCGCGACCTTTGGATACACAATGACGACCTCGTTGTGGCCACCCATGGGCGCTCGTTCTGGATTCTCGACGACATCACTCCTCTTCGCCAGACCACGGCCGACTTCGCCCAATCGAGGGTCCGGCTTTGCAAGCCCGCGACGGCGTGGCGAATTCAGCGGGACACCAACACCGACACCCCGATGCCTCCAGACGAGCCCGCCGGAAAAAACCCGCCCGAGGGCGCGATCATCGACTACTTTCTAAGGCAGACGGCCCACAGCCCGGTCACACTGGAGATTCTCGACGCGCAAGGGCGTCTGGCGCGCCGCTATTCCAGCGACGATCCTGCCGGCCCCACGCCTGAGGAGCTCGAAAGGTCGGCTTCCATTCCCCTTTACTGGATTCGCCGCCACCAGGTCCTTCCCGCCACAGCCGGAATGCACCGCTGGGTCTGGGACCTGCATTACACGGGCACCGTCGCCATCCAACGGGAGTATCCCATTTCAGCCATCCCCTTTAACACACCGCACCTGCCGGTGGGCCCCACCGCCTTGCCCGGACGCTACATGGTCCGGTTGACCGCCGCGGGCGAAACACACTCCGAGCCCTTGCTGGTCAAGATGGACCCGCGGGTAAAGACGCCCCGGGCCGATCTCAAACGCCAATTCCAGACCGAGCAAGACCTCGCCTCGATGATCGCGCGCAGTTCCGAAGCCGTCGGTCTGGCACGTTTCTTACAGACCCAGACGGCGAAATTGGCGGACGACAAGATAAATCCTATTGCAAGTCAGGCCAAGACTCTCGACAGCAAGGTAAGAAACCTCCTGGAACAACCCGCTCACAAAGAAGGAGAAGAAACCGGCTTGGAGGATATCAACAAACAAGTGTCATCGCTCTACGACCAGACAGCGAGAGCCGATGCCGCGCCGACCCCTTCGCAATTGGCCGCTCTAGGGCATCTCGAGACTGCGCTCATTGATGCCCTGAAGACCTGGACGCGAATCCGAGGGGTTGACCTGCCCGCCTTCAATGCCCAGTTGCGCGCCTCCGGTTTGGGGGAAATTCATCCGGAATGGAATCCGGAGACCCAACCCGACTCGGAGAACGAAGAATAA
- a CDS encoding aminotransferase class III-fold pyridoxal phosphate-dependent enzyme — translation MKRNASQCSSESSTNTSAQVRSHGPTFAKVLDGRKQPVRGVPLAAPFAWFIFVVPRPNLRLTMKSIPLPPCSHSPGKYNGPSAAEIAALRAQFVNPGIFLFYKEPIMLVEGSLQYVWDETGKRYLDGLGGIVTVSVGHCHPHVVAAANKQNERLQHSTTIYLHPNVALYAEKLASKLPGDLKLCYFVNSGSEANDLALLIARASTGNYDVIALRNAYHGGNASGMAATAHSNWKHNVPHSFGVHHALEPYPYRGPFGYDDPDAGQKYAQDVKNLIDYATPGKVAAFIAESIQGVGGVVEFPPGYLKRVYEHIRAAGGVCIADEVQTGFGRTGDHFWGFQTQGAVPDIVTMAKGIGNGCPLGAVVTTPQIARALVGKLHFNTFGGNPVVSAIGKAVLEVIEREHLQENSRTLGNHILTELNKLKEKHKIIGDVRGRGLLLGIELVKDGASKLPASAECSRVLENARELGLLLGKGGLWGQTIRFAPPMCITRADADFVLEVLNESLSAI, via the coding sequence ATGAAACGTAACGCAAGCCAATGCAGCAGCGAAAGCAGCACAAACACCAGCGCACAAGTTCGTTCTCACGGGCCTACGTTCGCAAAAGTCCTCGACGGACGCAAGCAACCCGTGCGCGGCGTGCCGCTTGCCGCGCCGTTTGCGTGGTTTATTTTTGTCGTTCCCCGCCCTAATCTTCGCCTGACTATGAAAAGCATCCCGCTGCCGCCGTGCAGCCATTCGCCGGGAAAATATAATGGGCCGTCTGCGGCTGAAATCGCGGCGTTGCGCGCGCAGTTCGTGAATCCGGGCATCTTCCTTTTCTACAAGGAACCCATCATGCTCGTCGAAGGCTCCCTGCAATACGTCTGGGATGAGACCGGCAAGCGTTACCTGGACGGCCTTGGCGGAATCGTGACGGTCAGCGTCGGGCATTGTCATCCTCATGTCGTCGCGGCGGCGAACAAGCAAAATGAAAGGCTGCAACATTCCACAACGATCTACCTGCACCCGAACGTCGCCCTCTATGCGGAGAAGCTCGCCTCGAAACTGCCGGGTGACTTGAAGTTGTGTTATTTCGTGAACTCCGGCTCGGAGGCCAACGACCTGGCGTTGCTCATTGCGCGGGCATCGACCGGCAACTACGATGTCATTGCTCTGCGCAATGCTTATCACGGGGGCAACGCATCCGGTATGGCGGCCACGGCGCATAGCAATTGGAAACACAATGTGCCGCACAGTTTCGGCGTGCATCACGCGCTCGAGCCGTATCCGTATCGCGGCCCATTTGGCTACGACGACCCGGATGCGGGACAAAAGTATGCCCAGGACGTGAAGAATCTGATTGATTATGCAACGCCGGGGAAGGTGGCGGCGTTTATAGCTGAATCCATTCAAGGGGTCGGCGGCGTAGTCGAGTTTCCCCCAGGCTATCTGAAAAGGGTTTATGAGCATATCCGCGCCGCTGGAGGCGTGTGCATTGCAGACGAGGTCCAGACAGGCTTTGGCCGCACGGGCGACCATTTCTGGGGCTTCCAGACCCAAGGAGCGGTTCCAGACATTGTGACGATGGCCAAAGGCATTGGTAATGGTTGTCCGCTCGGGGCGGTCGTCACGACGCCCCAGATTGCCAGGGCGCTGGTCGGCAAGCTCCATTTTAACACCTTCGGCGGAAACCCCGTTGTCAGCGCGATTGGCAAAGCCGTCCTCGAAGTCATCGAGAGGGAACATCTTCAGGAAAACTCCCGGACGCTCGGCAATCACATTTTAACGGAGTTGAACAAATTGAAAGAAAAGCACAAAATCATCGGCGACGTTCGTGGAAGAGGTTTGTTGCTCGGAATCGAGTTGGTGAAGGACGGGGCGTCAAAACTCCCCGCGTCAGCCGAATGCTCGCGAGTGCTGGAAAATGCGCGTGAACTGGGTTTGCTTCTTGGGAAGGGCGGACTGTGGGGACAGACGATCCGTTTTGCGCCGCCAATGTGCATCACGCGCGCGGATGCCGATTTTGTGCTCGAAGTCTTGAACGAATCGCTTTCTGCCATTTGA
- a CDS encoding ECF-type sigma factor has product MPDVTQLLSAIDAGDPKAAARLLPLVYDELRRLAAWKMAQEKPGQTLQATALVHEAWLRLAGSEHQQWRGRSHFFAAAAEAMRRILIDKARHKASLKCGLAHPLEELHESKIELAAPSDEILAVHEALDALAAEDELAADVVKLRYFVGMTVPEIAEALEISPRSADRHWVFARAWLKGAIRGQW; this is encoded by the coding sequence ATGCCCGATGTCACCCAACTGCTCAGCGCCATTGATGCGGGTGATCCCAAGGCCGCCGCCCGTTTGCTCCCGCTGGTCTATGACGAATTGCGCAGGCTGGCGGCCTGGAAGATGGCCCAAGAAAAACCCGGGCAGACCCTGCAGGCGACCGCCCTGGTCCACGAAGCCTGGTTGAGATTGGCCGGTTCAGAACATCAGCAATGGCGCGGACGTTCCCATTTCTTCGCAGCGGCCGCCGAGGCGATGCGGCGCATCCTCATTGATAAGGCCCGGCACAAGGCCAGCTTGAAATGCGGCCTCGCTCATCCACTCGAGGAGCTTCACGAATCCAAAATCGAGTTGGCCGCTCCCTCGGATGAGATTCTCGCCGTGCATGAAGCCCTCGATGCCCTGGCCGCCGAGGACGAACTGGCTGCTGATGTAGTCAAGTTGCGTTATTTCGTGGGCATGACCGTTCCAGAAATCGCTGAGGCCCTGGAAATATCCCCGCGTAGCGCCGACCGGCACTGGGTGTTTGCCAGGGCCTGGCTCAAAGGAGCGATCCGTGGCCAATGGTAA